Genomic segment of Burkholderia pyrrocinia:
CGAGCCAGCCGGCGAGCGTGACGGCCGGCAGCGCGGCGTGGCGCAGCGCATGGCGCACGCGCAGCGCGAGTCCGCCGATGCCCCACGAGCGGACCGTCAACGCGTACGGCTCGTCGAGCGCGCGCTCGATGCCTTGCCGCAGCACGCGGCCGATCACCGCGCCCTGCGCGAGCCCGAGCGACAGCGCCGGCAGCACGAGCGACGCGAAGCCGCGATCGCCGGCGACCGGGAACAGCTTCAGCGTGAAGCTGAACACGAACAGCAGCAGGATCCCGAGCCAGAACGACGGCGTCGACGCGAGCAGCAATTCGACGCCGGACGCGGCGCGCCCGGCCCAGCGGCGGCCGGCCGTCAGCACCGCGAGACCGACCGCGAACGCGATCGTCACGACGAGCGCCGCGCCCGTCAGCTTCAGCGTGGGCCACAACTGGCCGAGCACGAGCGGCGCGACGTCGGTGTTCAGGATGTACGATCGCCCGAAGTCGCCGTGCAGCACGCGCCACAGGTAATGCAGGTACTGCAGCGCCAACGGTTCGTCGAGCCCCCATTCCTGGCGGATCGCGGCTTCGATCTCGGGCGTGTTCAGTTGCTCGCCGATCAGGATGCTGACGATATCGCCCGGTGCGAGATGCACGGCCGCTAACGACAGCGTGACTGCTGCCCACAGCACGAGCGCGCCGGTCGCGAGCCGCGTTGCGACCGGCGAATGCAGCCAGCGGCGCCATGCGGCCGGCGACGGGGCGGGCGGCGCGGCATCGGGGACGGAAACGGGAGCAGCGCTCGGGTGGTTCATGCGGATTCTCCTGTCGGCGCCGCGCGAGGCGGGCCGGCGTCGCCTACTTCTTCACCCACACGTCATACGGGTTTTCCGGCATCTGCGCGAACGGGCGGAAGCGCAGGCCCTGGACCGCCTTCGCGGCCGCGATCTGGTCCTCCGGCTCGTACAGCGGCACCGCATACGCCTGTTCGTTGATCGCGAAGTGCTGCAGCTCGCCGTACAGCTTCTTGCGCTCGGCGGTGTTCTGCGTGCGCGCGGCCGCCTGCAGCCAGCGGGTCAGCTCCGGTGCCGCCGCGCGACTGTAGTTCAATGCGCCGCCGCGATCGACGGGCAGGTAGTGGCCTTCGATGTCGATCCCGTCCGGCGGCGTGTTCGAGTTCGCGATCGAGCCGAACTTGCCGCTCTTGCGCGCCTCGACGTACGTGCCGTCGTCGACGTACTGGATCTTCAGGTCGACGCCGAGCCGCTGCCGCGCCTGTGCCTGCAGCGCCTGCAGCAGCACGTCGCGCTGGTCGCGCACGGTCGCCTGTGCCTGGATCACCGCGATCGTCAGCCGCTCGCCGTTTTTCGTCCGGTAGCCGCCGGCTTCGCGCGCGGTCCAGCCGGCTTCGTCGAGCAACTGGTTCGCGCGCTTCGGGTTGTTGCCGTAGGTTTTCTCGACGGCGGCATCGTAGAACGGATCGATCGGCGACGTGATCCCCCACGCGCGCGTGCGCTCGCCGCGGTAGATCGACTGCACGATGCCGGTTGCGTCGAGTCCTTCGAGCAGCGCGCGGCGCACTTTCACGTCTTGCGTGGGGCCGTACGCGACGTTCAGGAACAGCGAGTACGGCGTGCCGGTGTTCAGCGCGCGGCGGTAGGTGAAGTCGGCGTTCTTGCGGATCAGCGCCGCGTCGTTGCCGGACACGCCCTCGATCACGTCGACCTGGCCGGACAACAGCGCGCCCGTGCGCACCGACGATTCCGGCAGGAACCGGTAGACGACCCGGTCGAGATACGCGGGGCCCTGGTGGCCAGCCGTCGGCGGTGCCCAGCGATAGTCCGGATTCCTCGCGAATTCGATTTCCTGCCCCTTTACGTAGCGGCGCAGGATGAACGGGCCGGTGCCGGCGATGTCGGTGCCGCCCGACTTCAGGCTCGGCCGGTCGAATGCGTTCGGCGACAGCAGCGGCAGCCGGCCGGCGAACGTCAGGAACGGCGCATACGGCGCGTCGAGCGTGATCACGACCGTGCGCGCGTCCGGCGTCTTCACGTCCGCCACGTGCGAGATCAAGCGCGCGAGCTGGCTGCCGGCCGAGTACGACAGCTCGCGCGCATTCAGGAAGTTGCGTGCGACGGCCTTCGCGTCGAACGGCGCGCCGTCGGTGAACTTCACGCCGTCGCGCAGCGTGAACGTATGGGTCTTGCCGTCGGCAGATACCTTGTAGCCGGTCGCGAGCCACGGCACGTAGCTGCCGTCCGGCTTCTGCGCGAGCAGGCTCTCGTACGCGTTGCGCAGCAGCAGTTCGACCTTGTCCTGGCCGTTCAGTTGCGGGTTCAGCGTGCGCGGCTCGGTTTCGACGCCCCAGGTCAGCGTGCCGCCGGTGACGGGCGCGTCCTGAGCGAACGCCGGGTGCGACAACGCGAGCGCAAGCAGGAGCGCGGCCGACGCAGTGCGGCGCGTGGAATCCGGAAAGGCGAATGTCATGCGTGGAAGTCCTTCATCAGAGGCGTAGCGGGTGGAATACGGCGCGGCGAAGCGGAGCACGTCGAGCGTCACGCGCTCGCGCGCCGACGTTCGCCGTCCGGCGCGGCATCGGCCGCCGCCGGATCCTGGTAGAGATCCGGGATCAGGATTTTTCTCAGCCAGACGAGCGGTGTGCCGAGCGCATTCGTCGAGCGGTCGAACGGCACGTAGCCGCCGCGCTCGTAATACGACTGCAACCACGGATGATTGGCCGCGGTCGCGAGGTACGTCGCGGGCGCCTTGACCTGCTGCGTCAGGAACTGCGTTTCGACGTAGTCGAGCAGGGCGTGCCCGAGCCCCTGCCGCTTGAATGCGGGCGCAACCGCGAACCAGTGCAGGAACGGATGGGGCGTGCGATGGCGTTCGCCGGGCACCCACGGGAACCGCACGGTCAGCGTGGCTGCGAGCGCTGTGCGGCCGTCGGCGGCCGCGCGTTCGAGCACGAACGTCGTCTCGCGCGCAACGGTCTGCACGACGCGCTCGATCGGCGAGCGCGTGATGGTGAAATGCACGCCCTGCGGCACGAGCGGCGCGTACGCGTCCTGCAGCAACGCATAGAGGGCCGGCACGTCGTCGGCGCCGGCGATGCGGATCGTATCGGTCATCGCGCCGCGCCCTCGAAGTCCGGTTGGCGCGCGGCAGTGCGAGCGCCCGACCCTTGCGCGTCCGGGTTGTCGCGCGACGACACGTCGTCGTGGTCGTCGGCAGGCGCTCCGGCCAGCAGCCGCAACGACGCAATCCGCGGCGCGGCATCGGCAAGCGGCGTGTCGACGACGAATTCGGCAATCCCGTAGCGACGATGCAGTGCGTCGAGCTCGCGCAGCACGGCGTCGCGCGTGCCGTGCACGATCCGCGTCTCGCGCGGGTCGATCCGGTGCGGGCCGCCGCCCGCCTGACGGATGTACGCGTGCGCCTGTTCGAGGCTGCCGACGTTGACCGCGGGGGTGTCGCCGACCTGTACGCGAAAGCCTTGATGCCCGCTTGCCAGTTGCGCGGCCGCGTCGCGCGTCGCGGCGACGATCGCGGAGACCGCGAGCAGCGGCGTGCGGCCGCCGGATGCGTGGCGGTACGCGTCGAACGCCCGTTCCAGGTCCACGGTCGATGCGTTCAGATGCGACGCATAGACGAACGTCCAGCCGAGCCGAGCGGCGAGCGCGGCGCTTTCCGCACTTGCGCCGAGCAGGAACGGTTGCGCGGGCACGGACGGTAGCGGCGTCGCGTGCAGCGCGGTGGCGTTGTCGTCGTCGGGCGCGTCCGGCCGCGTGCCGGCGCGCTGGAGATGGCGATCCAGTTCGTCGGCCAGTTCGGCGAACGATGCGCGACGAGCCGGATCGTAACCGGCCTGCAGCGCGCGCGTCGACAGCGGCAGGCCGCCCGGCGCCTTGCCGACGCCGAGATCGACGCGGCCGGGCGCGAGCGACGCGAGCAGGTTGAAGTTTTCCGCGATCTTGTACGGACTGTAGTGCTGCAGCATCACGCCACCCGACCCCACGCGGATTCGTCGTGTCTGCGCCAGCACATGCGCGATCAGGACCTCCGGGGACGGGCACGCGAGCGCGGCCGTGTTGTGATGCTCGGCGAGCCAGTAGCGGTGATAACCGGCGGCGTCGGCGAAGCGCGCGAGCGACACGCTGCGCGCCAGTGCGTCGGCGGCGGTTTCTCCCGGCGCGACGGGGCTCTTGTCGAGCACGCTCAAGCGGAATGGCAACGCGGCCAGGGCGGAATCGGAATGGTTGGCGTCGAACGTCATGATGATGCGATCGGCGCGGGTCGAAGCGGCCTGATCAACGGGTTAGGCATGCAGAATTATTTTTCGCCTGCGTTCGCACGGTCAAACAATCAAGAAGAATATGGAAAGCCGAAAATATTCGTTCCGGCCGACCGGGGGGGCTGCGTTATGGTCGTTGGCTGCGCGCCTCGCGGCGTGCGCCTGTGGGCCATGCCGGACGACCCGACGCGAGCGCCGTCGGCAACGCGATGCCGGCATGCGTCCTCCGATCGAACCGAATCACGAGGAACGCGGATGAACGACAGAAGCGGACGAGGCGCGGCACGCGCCGCAAGCGACGATGCGTTGGCCGGAGTCGCGTCATGAGCCGCGCACGCAGACGACTGAAGACGCTCGTCGGTGCGGCGAGTGTGCTTTACGCGCCCGGCGACCCGGACATCGTACAGGGCGTGCGACGCGCGGCGTCGCTCGCGCGCAAGGCGGAAACCGAGAAGATCACCGGCCTCTTCACGGCCGACCTGTTGCAGGCCGATCCGGCCGGTCTCGCCGGCAGCACGGGCAGCCAGGAGCCGATCGTTGCGCTGGCCGCGCTGAGCCAGGCGACGTCGGCCATCGGGCTCGTCGCGACGGTGTCGACGACGTATCACCACCCTTACAACCTTGCGCGGCTGATCGGCACGCTCGATCACGTGAGCGGCGGCCGCGCCGCATGGAACGCGGTGACGTCGTCGGTCGGCGAGGAAAACTTCGGCGATGCCGCACTGCCCGACCCGGAACAGCGCTACGCGCGTGCGAGCGAATTCGTCGAGGTCGTCAACGCGCTGTTCGACGCGAACGATCCGGCCGCGACGCGGCGCGGGCCGGCCGGCAGCATCTCGGTCGACCCGCGCAAGCTCGGTGCGATCGACTACCGCGGCGCGCACTTCCAGGTGCAGGGGCCGCTGAACGTGCCGCCGTCGCCGCAGCGGCGGCCCGTGCTGTTCCAGGCCGGGCAGTCGGCAAGCGGCGTGGCACTCGGCGCGCGGTACGCGGAAGTCGTCTACACATCGCAGCCGACGCTCGACGATGCGCGCGCGTTCGTCGCCGAACTGCATCGGCAGGCTGGCGAGTTCGGTCGCGGCGGCCGTCTGCCGTTCGTGATGAACTCGTTTCATTCGGTGATCGGCGAATCCGACGCCGACGTCGCGCGGCGGCTGCGCGACAAACACGAACGAATCGATTACGAACAAGGCAGGCTGAAACTCGCCGACATGCTCGGCGGCGGCGTCGACCTTCGCGATCTGCCGCTCGACCAGCCGCTGCCGCAATCGCTGCTGCCGGCGATCGACAGCGTGCAGCGCCGGCGCGGACGCGTCGCGATCTTCGTCGGCTATGCGCGGCAGCGGTTGACGCTGCGCGAGCTGATCGTCCGCGCGCAGGAGACCGGCCACTGGTTCGTCGCCGGCACACCGGAGCAACTCGCCGATGCGATCGAAACGCGCTATCGCGCGGGACTCGTCGACGTGCTGTCGCTGCACGGGCTCGGCCAGCCGGATCAGGAGGATCTGCTGCTGAACGGATTGCTGCCCGAGTTGCGCCGGCGCGATCTGCTCGATACCGATTATCTCGGCGAGGATTTCCGCGCGAATCTCGAACTTCCTGCGGTGCAGCGCGAGCGCGTGCTGGCGTGAACCGGCGACGATCGGACGGGGCCCGTGTCGATCGTCGATCCGCGCACGATTACGCAAAACATCGGCAGGGCCGGGCGGTCGAGTCGAACAGCCGGTCTATCGGCCTGCAGCGAGAGCGGCAGGCGCAGCGTGCGTCCGTCCGGCGGCACGACGAACATTGGAGTGGCCTGATATGAACCGCGAGGTGCCGTTTCAGCCGGAAGCAAGGTGTGCCGACTCGAAGCATTGCGGCGAATGTTTCGTATCCGCGTACGGGAGCGCGATCGAAGGGTCGCTCGCGAGCGATGCCGAACGCTTCTGCGAACGCGAACGGCCGACCGGACGGTACGGCTCGCCGAAGCGGCATGCAAGCCGGCGGACGGGATCGTGAGCGCAGCACTCGCACATCGACCGCATCGATCGGCGTCGCCGGCCGTCCTGAGCGCCGCCGGCATCGCGAAACGGTTCGACGCGACCGTCGCGCTGGCGTCGCTCGACCTGTCGATCGCCGCCGGTGAAGTCGTCGCGCTGATGGGCGCGAACGGCGCGGGCAAATCGACCTTCGTGAAGATCCTGAGCGGCGTGATCCGGCCCGACGGCGGCACGCTGACGCTGCGCGGCGCACCCTATCGGCCGGCTTCGCCGTACGCGGCGAAGCGGCTCGGCGTCGCCACCGTGCACCAGTCGGTCGCCGACGCCGTCGTGCCGACACTGTCGATCGCCGACAACCTGTTGCTCGACCGGCTGTGCGATCCGGCCTCGCCGTGGCGCGCACCGCCGGCCGCACGGCACACCGCGGCGCGACCGCTCGCCGAGCGCGTCGGGCTCGACGCCGACCTGTCGGCGCCGCTCGCGTCGCTGTCGCTGGCCGATCAGCAGCGCGTGACCTTGGCGCGCTCGCTCGCCGGGCAGCCCGGCCTGCTGATCCTCGACGAGCCGACCGCGAGCCTGTCCGCGCCGGAAGCGGAGCGGCTCTTCGCGCTGCTGGACGCGTTGCGCAACGATGGCGTCGCGATCCTGCTGGTGTCGCACCGGCTCGGCGACTTGCGCCGCATCGCCGATCGTGTGGCGATCGTCCGCGACGGCCGGATCGTCGCCGACCTGGCCGCGCCGGTCGACTTCGATGCCGCGGTGGAAACGATGATCGGACGGCCGTTGCCGAAGGCGCGCGCAGCGGACGCGGGCCGCGCCACGTCGTCGTCCGAAGCCGGCTTCAGCCTGCGGAACCTCCGGCTCGCGCCGGCCAGCGTGCCGTTCGACCTCGACGTCCGGCGCGGCGAGATCGTCGCGATCGCGGGCCCGGTCGGCGGCGGCAAGTCGCGCCTCGCCAGCGTGATCTTCGGCGCCGCGCGCCCGGCCGCCGGCGAGATGACGCTCGACGGCCGGCCGTGGCGGCCGCGCTCGCCGGTCGACGCCATTCGCGCCGGCGTGTTCCTGGCCGGCGAGGACCGCTGGCGCACGTCGCTGTTTCCCGACAGCGTGCCGTTCGCGTCGATCGCCGGCACGATCAGCTTTCCGTTCCTGTCGCGCTGGTTCACGGGCGGCGCGGTGCGGCCGGCCCGCGAACGCGCTGCCGCCGCGGCCGCGATCGCCGCCTTCGGCATCCGCTGCACGGGCCCGGACGACCGGCTCGTGCGCCTGTCCGGCGGCAACCAGCAGAAAGTCGTGCTCGCGCGCTGGCATGCGGAACGCGCGCGGATGTTGCTGCTCGACGAACCGTTTCAAGGCATCGATGCCGGCGCGCGCGCCGATATCGTCGATACGCTGCGGCGCCACGCGCACGAGCGCGCGACGCTCGTGTTCGTCAGCGATCTCGAAGAAGCGGCCGAGATCGCCGATCGCATCGTGCGGTTCGATCGCGCCACACTCGACCATCCGCTTCCGCCTTCCTCCTGAGTGACAGTGCCTCCCATGAAACCCGTTTCCTCTTCCCTCGCGCACGATGCATTGCCCGGCCAACGGGCGCGCCGCCCCGCGCCGGCTCGCATTCGCGCGGCGCTCGAACGCACGGGCATCCTGCTCGTGCTGGCCGCTCTCGTCGTCGTGTTCGCGGTCAGGGAGCCCGCGTTCCTGAACCTCGACAACTTGTTCAGCATTCTTCAGGCGGTGTCGATCGTCGCGCTGCTCGGCATCGGCGTGACGATCACGCTCGCGGCGGGCGGCTTCGACCTGTCGGTGGGCAGCGTGGCCGCGTCCGCGCAGATGGCCGCCAGCTATGTGCTGGTCGTCTGGCACGGCGGCACGCTTGCGGCGGTGGCCGCCTGCGTCGCGCTCGGCGTGGCCGCCGGGTTGTTCAACGGCCTGCTGATTACGCGGCTGCGCGTGCCCGACCAGCTTGCGACGCTCGGCACGCTGTTCCTGCTGGCGGGCCTGCAGCTGATCCCGACCGGCGGCCGGTCGCTCGCGACCGGTTCGGTGCTGCCCGACGGCACGGACGCGACGGGCGTGTTTCCCGCCGCGTTTCTCGCGCTCGGGCGTTTGCGCGTGTTCGACGTCGTGCCGTTGCCGGTGCTGCTGCTTGCGGCAGTGACGGTGCTGGCCTGCGTCGCGATGGAAGCGACGCGCTGGGGCCGCGTGATCTACGCGATCGGCGGCAACGAAACGGCCGCACGACTCGCCGGCGCGCCGGCCGCGCGCTACCGGGTTGCCGCGTATGTCGTGTCGGGCGCGATCGCGTCGCTGGGCGGCGTGCTGATCGCCGCACGGGTCGGACGCGGCGACGTGAGCGCCGGGCACTCGCTGCTGCTCGACGCGGTGGCCGCCGCGCTGGTGGGTTACGCCGTGTGGGGCGCCAAGCGGCCGAACGTGTTCGGCACGGTCGTGGGCGCGGTATTCGTCGGCGTGTTGCTCAACGGGCTGACGATGCTGAACGCGCCGTACTACATGCAGGACTTCATCAAGGGCGTGTTGCTGGTGCTCGCGCTGGCGTTCACGTTCGGCATCGGTCGCCGTGCGGACGCGCGTGCGTGACGGGGCAGGGCGCGCGGCGCCGCCTCAAGCGGCGCGGCTGCGCCGTGTCGCGGCGACTGCAGTCAACCCCGGGCACGCTCCCCGACCATCGATTCCTGCGACGGTTATCACGCGCGCGCTCGATTGCTTGTTCCCGGATCGACGCGACGCGGCCGCCGTCGGTTTGCGATCCGAAGGAATATCCATTTCCGAATCGCTCGGTTTGAGCGTGCCTGTCGCGCTGGTAGATTGTGCGGATATCGTCCCCCACGGAGACAGGCAGACCATGCGATCGTCGCTTCGCCGCAAGTCACGCATCGACCGGAGGGTCGGTGTGCTCACGCTGTTTTTCGCGGCTGCATTGGCCGCGCTTGCACCCGCGGCGCACGCCGGCCCGCTCAAGGGCGCGCCCGCGCCGTTCGACAAGGGCGGCGTGAAGATCGCGCTCGTCAACTATCTGTCGACCGGCGACTTCTTCCAGGCCTACGAGGCCGGCGCGCAGAAGCAGGCGAAGGCGCTCGGCGTCGATCTGCGCATCTACGAGGGCCGGCAGGATGCGGCCGAACAGCGCGAGCAGATCCAGCAGGCGATCAGCATCGGCGTGTCCGCGATCATCGTCAACCACGGATTGCCCGAATCGTTGAAGGACGTCGTCCAGCGCGCGTTGGACAAGGGGATCAAGGTCGTCGCGTTCGACGTCGATCTCGGCAATCCGAAGGTGCCGCAAATCGAGCAGAGCGATCGCGACCTGGCCAACCTGCTGCTCGGTCAGGCGGTCAAGGACAACGGCGACGCATTCGCGGCCGGTTATGTGTATGTCGCCGGCTTTGCACCGCTCGACCGGCGCGATGCCGCATGGCGCGACTTCAAGCGCGCGCACCCGAAGGTGCAGGAAAAGGCGCGCTGGGGCACCGTCGACAATCCGATCGCGCA
This window contains:
- a CDS encoding ABC transporter permease; the protein is MNHPSAAPVSVPDAAPPAPSPAAWRRWLHSPVATRLATGALVLWAAVTLSLAAVHLAPGDIVSILIGEQLNTPEIEAAIRQEWGLDEPLALQYLHYLWRVLHGDFGRSYILNTDVAPLVLGQLWPTLKLTGAALVVTIAFAVGLAVLTAGRRWAGRAASGVELLLASTPSFWLGILLLFVFSFTLKLFPVAGDRGFASLVLPALSLGLAQGAVIGRVLRQGIERALDEPYALTVRSWGIGGLALRVRHALRHAALPAVTLAGWLVGGLLSGAVITEQVFGRPGLGKVTVDAVLSKDMPVILAIAILSAAIYVALSTAVDLLYLLIDPRLRDQRARH
- a CDS encoding MsnO8 family LLM class oxidoreductase yields the protein MTFDANHSDSALAALPFRLSVLDKSPVAPGETAADALARSVSLARFADAAGYHRYWLAEHHNTAALACPSPEVLIAHVLAQTRRIRVGSGGVMLQHYSPYKIAENFNLLASLAPGRVDLGVGKAPGGLPLSTRALQAGYDPARRASFAELADELDRHLQRAGTRPDAPDDDNATALHATPLPSVPAQPFLLGASAESAALAARLGWTFVYASHLNASTVDLERAFDAYRHASGGRTPLLAVSAIVAATRDAAAQLASGHQGFRVQVGDTPAVNVGSLEQAHAYIRQAGGGPHRIDPRETRIVHGTRDAVLRELDALHRRYGIAEFVVDTPLADAAPRIASLRLLAGAPADDHDDVSSRDNPDAQGSGARTAARQPDFEGAAR
- a CDS encoding ABC transporter substrate-binding protein → MTFAFPDSTRRTASAALLLALALSHPAFAQDAPVTGGTLTWGVETEPRTLNPQLNGQDKVELLLRNAYESLLAQKPDGSYVPWLATGYKVSADGKTHTFTLRDGVKFTDGAPFDAKAVARNFLNARELSYSAGSQLARLISHVADVKTPDARTVVITLDAPYAPFLTFAGRLPLLSPNAFDRPSLKSGGTDIAGTGPFILRRYVKGQEIEFARNPDYRWAPPTAGHQGPAYLDRVVYRFLPESSVRTGALLSGQVDVIEGVSGNDAALIRKNADFTYRRALNTGTPYSLFLNVAYGPTQDVKVRRALLEGLDATGIVQSIYRGERTRAWGITSPIDPFYDAAVEKTYGNNPKRANQLLDEAGWTAREAGGYRTKNGERLTIAVIQAQATVRDQRDVLLQALQAQARQRLGVDLKIQYVDDGTYVEARKSGKFGSIANSNTPPDGIDIEGHYLPVDRGGALNYSRAAAPELTRWLQAAARTQNTAERKKLYGELQHFAINEQAYAVPLYEPEDQIAAAKAVQGLRFRPFAQMPENPYDVWVKK
- a CDS encoding substrate-binding domain-containing protein; this encodes MRSSLRRKSRIDRRVGVLTLFFAAALAALAPAAHAGPLKGAPAPFDKGGVKIALVNYLSTGDFFQAYEAGAQKQAKALGVDLRIYEGRQDAAEQREQIQQAISIGVSAIIVNHGLPESLKDVVQRALDKGIKVVAFDVDLGNPKVPQIEQSDRDLANLLLGQAVKDNGDAFAAGYVYVAGFAPLDRRDAAWRDFKRAHPKVQEKARWGTVDNPIAQSVANQAAAAYRANPDIRVVFAPYDEFARGAKLAADEAKLSSKIRIYSADISTADIEAIRASNSAWVATAATNPAIVGAVSVRAAALLVAGQDPGARIVVKPTLITRDDLVKNDIRTVAELGAKFPAFRASDAATAAWIPKAD
- a CDS encoding ABC transporter permease, giving the protein MKPVSSSLAHDALPGQRARRPAPARIRAALERTGILLVLAALVVVFAVREPAFLNLDNLFSILQAVSIVALLGIGVTITLAAGGFDLSVGSVAASAQMAASYVLVVWHGGTLAAVAACVALGVAAGLFNGLLITRLRVPDQLATLGTLFLLAGLQLIPTGGRSLATGSVLPDGTDATGVFPAAFLALGRLRVFDVVPLPVLLLAAVTVLACVAMEATRWGRVIYAIGGNETAARLAGAPAARYRVAAYVVSGAIASLGGVLIAARVGRGDVSAGHSLLLDAVAAALVGYAVWGAKRPNVFGTVVGAVFVGVLLNGLTMLNAPYYMQDFIKGVLLVLALAFTFGIGRRADARA
- a CDS encoding NtaA/DmoA family FMN-dependent monooxygenase (This protein belongs to a clade of FMN-dependent monooxygenases, within a broader family of flavin-dependent oxidoreductases, the luciferase-like monooxygenase (LMM) family, some of whose members use coenzyme F420 rather than FMN.) — encoded protein: MSRARRRLKTLVGAASVLYAPGDPDIVQGVRRAASLARKAETEKITGLFTADLLQADPAGLAGSTGSQEPIVALAALSQATSAIGLVATVSTTYHHPYNLARLIGTLDHVSGGRAAWNAVTSSVGEENFGDAALPDPEQRYARASEFVEVVNALFDANDPAATRRGPAGSISVDPRKLGAIDYRGAHFQVQGPLNVPPSPQRRPVLFQAGQSASGVALGARYAEVVYTSQPTLDDARAFVAELHRQAGEFGRGGRLPFVMNSFHSVIGESDADVARRLRDKHERIDYEQGRLKLADMLGGGVDLRDLPLDQPLPQSLLPAIDSVQRRRGRVAIFVGYARQRLTLRELIVRAQETGHWFVAGTPEQLADAIETRYRAGLVDVLSLHGLGQPDQEDLLLNGLLPELRRRDLLDTDYLGEDFRANLELPAVQRERVLA
- a CDS encoding GNAT family N-acetyltransferase, with the translated sequence MTDTIRIAGADDVPALYALLQDAYAPLVPQGVHFTITRSPIERVVQTVARETTFVLERAAADGRTALAATLTVRFPWVPGERHRTPHPFLHWFAVAPAFKRQGLGHALLDYVETQFLTQQVKAPATYLATAANHPWLQSYYERGGYVPFDRSTNALGTPLVWLRKILIPDLYQDPAAADAAPDGERRRASA
- a CDS encoding sugar ABC transporter ATP-binding protein, with the translated sequence MSAALAHRPHRSASPAVLSAAGIAKRFDATVALASLDLSIAAGEVVALMGANGAGKSTFVKILSGVIRPDGGTLTLRGAPYRPASPYAAKRLGVATVHQSVADAVVPTLSIADNLLLDRLCDPASPWRAPPAARHTAARPLAERVGLDADLSAPLASLSLADQQRVTLARSLAGQPGLLILDEPTASLSAPEAERLFALLDALRNDGVAILLVSHRLGDLRRIADRVAIVRDGRIVADLAAPVDFDAAVETMIGRPLPKARAADAGRATSSSEAGFSLRNLRLAPASVPFDLDVRRGEIVAIAGPVGGGKSRLASVIFGAARPAAGEMTLDGRPWRPRSPVDAIRAGVFLAGEDRWRTSLFPDSVPFASIAGTISFPFLSRWFTGGAVRPARERAAAAAAIAAFGIRCTGPDDRLVRLSGGNQQKVVLARWHAERARMLLLDEPFQGIDAGARADIVDTLRRHAHERATLVFVSDLEEAAEIADRIVRFDRATLDHPLPPSS